The Macrobrachium nipponense isolate FS-2020 chromosome 13, ASM1510439v2, whole genome shotgun sequence genome has a window encoding:
- the LOC135225323 gene encoding protein FAM200B-like has protein sequence MSKLVTEFDHYIPENAHKYSWIRNLFNIEAEDLPEEMSNINNLQEQLIEIQSDEALHYDFKRQHESLSSFWIKVYKEKPILGGESMKALLPFATIYLCEAGFSALTVTKT, from the coding sequence ATGTCCAAGCTGGTCACAGAATTTGACCATTACATTCCAGAAAATGCACATAAATACAGTTGGATCAGAAACCTATTTAACATTGAAGCTGAAGACCTACCTGAGGAAATGTCAAACATCAACAACCTACAGGAGCAGCTCATTGAGATCCAGAGTGATGAAGCACTTCATTATGATTTTAAAAGGCAACATGAATCACTAAGCTCATTTTGGATAAAAGTGTACAAAGAAAAACCAATTCTTGGAGGTGAATCCATGAAAGCCCTCCTTCCATTTGCTACAATATATTTGTGTGAGGCAGGATTTTCTGCCCTGACAGTCACAAAGACCTAG